Proteins encoded by one window of Shewanella avicenniae:
- a CDS encoding YhdP family protein, whose protein sequence is MTQRLTYKIGRLFWQVLALILVLFALTVSLIRGLLPQLDEQRLAQYVEQQYGVQLKLGQLSAKWQAYGPSVSVASVSLPQQSQLPLTFAVQNVQIKLDFWQTLLTLKPQVENVNFDHVYLTLDLDKLTRPAAASAATTAKAASTHTNLDWLYALLLEQLEQYAIDDATVQLVSAAHQYQPIHLRQLRWLNHGQRHRASGALYLDETPLGGEHLSLNVDLAGDGYDPDSIKGQLYLTANQLNLGAWASERSKARNEPLSIPVQGVVNLQAWFDVSQRSIGSGLIRLGQSALDWQQENEQQSFAIDGGDFVWHSTATGWQFSSQGLAFRSNKQSWQDFSVQAERRGKQLYGHVSSIELSALRPLIPLIPGISPTALQQVLDLNTSGQISALNLYQGDDQQLQLSVPIKQVSWRPSAGVPGSAPLDITLALHGGFLSAELPAQAYQLDFGDQFSAPLQFDGEAMKLGFDLAAQRLIVPALALANSDLSLNASAAMDFSESPQLSLSAALQLHDMAKAHRYFPIKAMGKDLSSYLTNAIKAGHTDDAAVVWRGAFADFPYAEQQGVFQAGFTMKQGSYAFQPNWPAVTQLTLDALFENAAMKLHVQQGMLRKVDISGADIVIPTMAEHSQLLVDAKLNARGQDVTEVMKRSPLTSVSSTLNIVQIRGAIEGELHLDIPLYEGGQTDVRGQVAFNNTPVYVSKPGVFLNKLNGNVSFVNELISSEKLTGFMYRQPLSLSFNTGRVNEHFGVNVKLNSQWDLSRLPDELNNPLKPFYSGKMGWNANLRLIFDDTGFRVQANADADLTQTALNMPAPFNKLVGQPLSASAELLGDDKQASLDIRMANLAEFWGSFDVDADNLKSYDVMLGRPFRSGDSLTKQDGKLWLALGETQFNDWQPVIEAFVNYGKVQADRQSAEPVVNADVAASTAAMDATAVPATDVVELIDAAKPRGFFPPLAAIGGNVAQLAMLGHQFTNVNLDAHDTEQSWQFNIDAPEFNGSVEIFPDWWNQGLKVVANHLALVAVPATAADSAATVTEPSQLPPLAVDINDFSYLGRGLGHLVLQGAPSESGYHIQTFSLSSPAGELQGQGDWLTKDGENLTKVNFAVDSANFEQLAAIFDVNPGVKESALKLNANLDWHGSPTAFNLPTLNGDVRFDLGKGHMEQLSDKGARIFSLFSLDSLLRKLSLDFSDVFGKGLYFNSFGGDLRLNNGQLQTTNTEMDAVAGNMNVRGYTDLVSQSLNYDIRFAPKLASSVPTVVLLSTSAWTMGLGAFALTKVLEPVIEVISEIRFRLTGTMANPKLEELERKSKEIEIPKSILPTDNAVDANNTEAELHNGGDVNATDATAPAAVEVAVPAANDASQKTMPSNVVPMPTSPAAQPSQPKLESQVEPAVEPTAEQLPPAMTLPQPEPPATEELPHASQPVTVPKQPQAA, encoded by the coding sequence GTGACACAACGCCTAACTTACAAGATTGGCCGGCTATTTTGGCAAGTTTTAGCACTGATTTTGGTGTTATTCGCGCTAACGGTCAGTCTTATTCGCGGCCTACTGCCGCAGCTCGATGAACAGCGTTTAGCGCAATACGTTGAGCAGCAGTATGGGGTGCAACTGAAGTTAGGCCAACTGTCCGCCAAGTGGCAAGCGTATGGCCCGTCGGTCAGCGTCGCGTCTGTGTCATTGCCGCAGCAATCGCAGCTACCGCTCACCTTTGCGGTGCAAAATGTGCAGATTAAACTCGATTTCTGGCAAACCCTGCTAACCCTTAAACCACAGGTTGAAAACGTTAACTTTGATCATGTCTATCTGACGCTCGATCTCGACAAGTTGACTCGCCCGGCTGCTGCGTCTGCTGCGACCACCGCAAAAGCGGCTTCTACTCACACGAATCTTGATTGGCTCTATGCCTTGCTGTTAGAGCAACTCGAACAATATGCGATTGATGATGCCACGGTGCAGTTGGTGTCCGCGGCGCATCAATATCAACCCATCCATCTGCGCCAATTGCGTTGGCTCAATCACGGTCAGCGTCACCGCGCCAGTGGCGCACTGTATCTGGATGAAACCCCTTTGGGCGGTGAGCACTTAAGCCTCAATGTCGATCTTGCAGGGGATGGTTATGATCCTGACAGCATTAAAGGCCAGCTCTACCTGACGGCTAATCAACTTAACCTAGGCGCATGGGCATCTGAGCGCAGTAAAGCGCGAAATGAGCCGCTGTCGATTCCGGTGCAAGGGGTGGTTAATCTACAAGCTTGGTTTGATGTTAGTCAGCGCAGCATTGGCAGTGGTTTGATTCGGCTGGGGCAGAGCGCATTAGATTGGCAGCAGGAGAACGAGCAGCAAAGTTTCGCCATTGATGGCGGTGATTTTGTGTGGCATAGCACCGCAACTGGCTGGCAATTTAGCAGTCAGGGGCTGGCATTTCGCAGTAACAAGCAGTCGTGGCAGGATTTTAGCGTACAGGCCGAGCGCCGTGGTAAGCAGCTGTATGGTCATGTGTCGAGCATTGAGCTGTCAGCGTTGCGGCCACTTATCCCGTTAATCCCGGGCATTAGTCCGACCGCGCTGCAGCAAGTGTTGGATCTCAATACGAGCGGGCAAATTAGCGCGCTGAATCTCTATCAAGGTGATGATCAACAACTGCAGTTGAGCGTGCCGATTAAACAGGTCAGTTGGCGGCCATCGGCAGGCGTACCGGGCAGTGCTCCGCTCGATATTACTTTAGCGTTGCATGGCGGCTTTCTGTCTGCCGAGCTTCCAGCGCAGGCCTATCAGTTAGATTTTGGCGATCAATTTAGCGCACCGTTACAATTTGACGGCGAGGCAATGAAACTGGGGTTTGATCTGGCGGCGCAGCGATTAATCGTGCCTGCACTGGCGTTAGCTAACTCAGATTTAAGCTTAAACGCCAGCGCCGCGATGGATTTTAGCGAGAGTCCACAACTGAGTTTGTCAGCAGCACTGCAACTGCATGATATGGCCAAAGCGCATCGTTATTTTCCGATCAAAGCGATGGGTAAAGACCTTAGCAGCTATCTGACCAACGCCATCAAAGCGGGGCATACCGATGATGCCGCCGTGGTGTGGCGCGGCGCCTTTGCCGATTTTCCTTATGCCGAGCAGCAAGGGGTATTTCAAGCAGGCTTTACTATGAAGCAAGGGAGCTATGCATTTCAGCCGAACTGGCCTGCGGTGACGCAATTAACCCTCGATGCCCTATTTGAAAACGCCGCCATGAAGCTCCATGTGCAGCAAGGGATGCTGCGCAAAGTGGATATTAGCGGCGCCGATATTGTGATCCCAACTATGGCTGAGCATAGCCAGTTGTTGGTGGATGCCAAGCTCAATGCCCGAGGCCAAGATGTCACCGAGGTGATGAAACGTTCGCCGCTGACCAGTGTCAGTTCCACCCTCAATATCGTGCAGATCCGCGGCGCGATTGAAGGCGAGTTGCATCTGGACATTCCGCTCTACGAAGGTGGTCAAACGGATGTGCGGGGTCAGGTCGCATTTAACAATACGCCAGTGTACGTCAGTAAACCTGGGGTGTTCCTCAATAAGCTGAATGGCAATGTCAGCTTTGTCAATGAATTGATTAGCTCCGAAAAACTGACCGGATTCATGTACCGTCAACCGCTGAGCTTGAGTTTCAATACTGGCCGCGTCAATGAGCACTTTGGTGTCAATGTGAAGCTGAACAGTCAGTGGGATCTGAGTCGCTTGCCCGATGAACTCAACAATCCGCTCAAACCGTTTTATAGCGGCAAAATGGGCTGGAACGCTAACTTACGGCTGATTTTTGATGACACAGGTTTTCGCGTGCAAGCCAATGCCGATGCCGATTTAACCCAAACCGCGTTAAATATGCCGGCACCATTTAATAAGCTGGTCGGGCAACCACTCAGCGCCTCGGCTGAACTACTGGGTGACGATAAACAGGCATCACTCGATATCCGCATGGCCAATCTCGCCGAATTCTGGGGCAGTTTTGATGTCGATGCCGACAATCTGAAAAGCTACGATGTCATGCTCGGTCGCCCTTTCCGCAGCGGTGATAGTCTGACGAAGCAAGATGGTAAGTTGTGGCTGGCGTTAGGCGAAACCCAATTTAATGATTGGCAACCAGTGATTGAAGCCTTTGTTAATTATGGCAAAGTGCAAGCGGATCGCCAAAGTGCTGAGCCCGTGGTGAATGCTGATGTGGCAGCAAGCACCGCAGCAATGGATGCGACGGCGGTCCCCGCCACTGATGTTGTCGAGCTGATAGACGCGGCAAAACCGCGAGGCTTCTTCCCTCCATTAGCGGCGATCGGCGGTAACGTGGCACAACTCGCCATGTTGGGTCATCAATTCACCAACGTGAATCTAGACGCGCATGATACTGAGCAGTCTTGGCAGTTTAATATCGACGCACCGGAATTTAACGGCAGCGTGGAGATCTTCCCCGATTGGTGGAATCAAGGCTTAAAAGTGGTCGCGAATCACTTGGCATTGGTAGCCGTCCCTGCAACCGCTGCAGACTCTGCCGCTACCGTTACTGAACCATCGCAACTACCGCCATTAGCGGTGGATATTAACGATTTTAGTTACCTCGGACGCGGTCTTGGTCACCTAGTATTACAAGGCGCACCGTCAGAGAGTGGCTATCATATCCAAACCTTTTCGTTAAGCTCGCCAGCAGGTGAGTTGCAAGGGCAGGGCGACTGGTTAACCAAAGATGGCGAGAACCTCACCAAGGTCAACTTTGCCGTAGATTCGGCCAATTTTGAACAACTGGCGGCCATTTTTGACGTCAACCCAGGCGTGAAAGAATCGGCGTTAAAGCTCAACGCTAACCTTGATTGGCACGGCAGCCCAACCGCCTTTAATCTGCCGACCTTAAACGGTGACGTGCGCTTTGATCTTGGTAAAGGCCATATGGAGCAGCTAAGCGACAAAGGTGCGCGCATTTTCTCGCTGTTTAGCTTGGATTCGCTGCTGCGTAAACTGTCGCTCGATTTCTCGGATGTGTTTGGTAAAGGGCTTTATTTCAATAGCTTTGGTGGCGACTTGCGTTTGAATAACGGACAGTTACAAACCACCAATACCGAGATGGATGCGGTAGCGGGCAACATGAATGTGCGCGGTTACACCGATTTGGTTAGTCAAAGCCTCAACTATGACATTCGTTTTGCGCCAAAATTGGCCTCAAGTGTACCAACGGTGGTACTGCTGAGTACCAGCGCGTGGACGATGGGCTTGGGCGCGTTCGCCTTAACCAAGGTGCTCGAGCCAGTGATTGAAGTCATCTCGGAAATTCGTTTCCGCCTCACTGGCACCATGGCGAATCCTAAGTTGGAAGAGCTTGAGCGTAAAAGCAAAGAGATAGAGATCCCGAAGAGTATTCTGCCGACGGATAACGCGGTGGATGCCAATAATACAGAGGCGGAACTACACAATGGCGGTGATGTAAACGCCACTGATGCCACCGCGCC